A part of Rhinolophus ferrumequinum isolate MPI-CBG mRhiFer1 chromosome 11, mRhiFer1_v1.p, whole genome shotgun sequence genomic DNA contains:
- the ANGPTL5 gene encoding angiopoietin-related protein 5, translated as MMSLSQASLLFLNIFIFICGEAMQGNCVHQSMDSPVVNIVEDIPNANNESKSNNAVYKEDCEESCDVKTKIPREEKHFMCRNLQNSIISYTRSTKKLLRTIMDEQQASLDYLSNQVNELMNRVLLLTTEVFRKQLDPFPHRPVQSHGLDCTDIKDTIGSVTKTPSGLYVIYPEGSSYPFEVMCDMDFRGGGWTVIQKRIDGIIDFQRLWCDYRDGFGDLLGEFWLGLKKIFYIVNQKNASFMLYVALESEDDTLAYASYDNFWLEDETRFFKMHLGRYSGNAGDAFRGFRTDDNQNAMPFSTSDVDNDGCRPACLVSGQSVKSCSHLNNNTGWWFNQCGLANLNGIHHFPGKLLATGMQWGTWTKNSSPVKIKSVSMKIRRTYNPYFK; from the exons ATGATGTCTCTTTCCCAAGCCTCACTTttgttcttaaatatatttatttttatttgtggagAAGCTATGCAAGGTAACTGTGTACATCAATCTATG gaTTCTCCAGTAGTTAACATCGTAGAAGATATACCTAATGCAAACAATGAAAGTAAAAGTAATAATGCTGTTTATAAGGAAGATTGTGAGGAATCATGTGATGTTAAAACTAAAATTCCACGAGAAGAAAAGCATTTCATGTGTA GAAATTTGcaaaattctattatttcttaCACACGAAGTACCAAAAAACTACTAAGAACTATAATGGATGAGCAACAAGCTTCCTTGGATTACTTATCTAATCAG gTTAATGAGCTCATGAATCGAGTTCTTCTTTTGACTACTGAAGTTTTTAGAAAACAACTGGATCCTTTTCCTCACAGACCAGTTCAGTCACATG gtTTAGATTGTACTGATATTAAAGACACCATTGGCTCTGTCACCAAAACGCCAAGTGGTTTATATGTAATCTATCCAGAAGGATCAAGCTACCCATTTGAG GTAATGTGTGACATGGATTTCAGAGGAGGTGGATGGACTGTGATACAGAAAAGAATTGATGGGATAATTGATTTCCAAAGGTTGTGGTGTGATTATCGGGATGGATTTGGCGACCTGTTAg gcGAATTTTGGTTAGGActcaaaaagattttttatatAGTAAATCAGAAAAATGCCAGTTTTATGCTGTACGTGGCATTGGAATCTGAAGATGACACATTGGCTTATGCATCATATGATAACTTTTGGCTAGAAGATGAAACaaggttttttaaaatgcacttaGGACGATATTCAGGAAATGCTG GTGATGCATTCCGGGGCTTCAGAACAGACGATAATCAAAATGCAATGCCATTCAGCACATCAGATGTTGATAATGATGGATGTCGCCCTGCATGCCTGGTGAGTGGTCAGTCAGTGAAGAGCTGCAGTCACCTCAATAACAACACTGGCTGGTGGTTCAACCAATGTGGTCTAGCAAATCTGAATGGCATTCATCACTTCCCTGGAAAATTGCTTGCAACTGGAATGCAATGGGGCACATGGACCAAAAATAGCTCACCTGTCAAGATTAAATCTGTTTCAATGAAAATTAGAAGAACTTACAATCCATATTTTAAGTAA